From a single Stackebrandtia endophytica genomic region:
- a CDS encoding serine/threonine protein kinase, protein MRTVSTAGAVHLGDLLHRDQTAEVYSGRLADSRTSVVVTLARSRADGSRREVFLDWGARLTRLSAHPHIAPVTSVGLTENGRPYIAVAAERSTLADVLTESGAPPAGQVRALGVALADTLAEIHSTGLIHGALQPATVLSGPGRKLLVAGFDATAPALAHCLPPGAYTPPEHLEAALAGSVHASPAGDVYALATLLYGALGGRLPWLAGQRSDAADPVLRAAPVPHIPGVSTALTDTLAQAMHTDPRHRPDAERLRDQLASLDIARPLAPGVRPTTVSPALRPRSGPRPTNLTGGAVVEVRPPRRKRATLRIPRPLKVAATVLLAFMSVAGAGFATFAATHANAEPSCPSTDELTEEVRQTYSDATVTDRLCGDEGYVAVMTESPAGSPESPSSLVLHDAGDGWQIVTVCDDEVPAELRDWLSCP, encoded by the coding sequence ATGCGAACGGTCTCGACCGCAGGGGCAGTACACCTCGGCGATTTACTGCACCGAGACCAGACAGCTGAAGTCTACTCAGGACGTCTCGCCGACTCCCGGACCTCAGTGGTCGTCACTCTCGCGAGGTCCCGCGCCGACGGTTCACGGCGTGAGGTGTTCCTCGATTGGGGTGCCAGACTCACCAGGCTGTCCGCCCACCCCCACATCGCACCGGTCACGTCGGTCGGTCTGACCGAGAACGGTCGCCCCTACATCGCGGTGGCCGCCGAGCGTTCCACTTTGGCCGATGTACTCACCGAATCCGGTGCACCACCGGCGGGACAGGTCCGAGCACTCGGAGTGGCACTGGCCGACACACTGGCGGAGATCCACTCCACCGGGCTGATTCACGGTGCGCTCCAACCGGCGACCGTGCTGTCGGGTCCAGGTCGAAAACTGCTGGTCGCCGGATTCGACGCCACCGCACCGGCATTGGCCCACTGCCTACCACCGGGCGCCTACACACCTCCGGAGCATCTGGAGGCGGCGCTGGCGGGGTCCGTCCACGCCAGTCCCGCCGGCGACGTCTACGCGCTCGCGACTCTCCTGTATGGAGCACTTGGTGGCAGATTGCCCTGGCTGGCGGGGCAACGCTCCGATGCCGCCGATCCGGTGCTACGAGCCGCTCCGGTCCCGCACATCCCCGGGGTGAGTACCGCGCTGACCGACACGCTGGCGCAGGCGATGCACACCGACCCGAGGCATCGCCCCGACGCCGAACGGCTGCGCGATCAACTGGCCAGCCTGGACATCGCACGTCCGTTGGCCCCGGGGGTCCGCCCCACCACGGTCAGCCCGGCATTGCGGCCCCGCAGCGGCCCTCGACCGACCAACCTGACCGGCGGTGCGGTAGTCGAGGTCCGCCCACCGCGACGCAAACGCGCCACGTTGCGGATCCCGCGACCACTGAAGGTGGCCGCCACGGTTCTGTTGGCGTTCATGTCCGTCGCCGGCGCCGGATTCGCGACCTTCGCCGCCACCCACGCCAACGCCGAGCCCAGCTGCCCCTCCACCGACGAGTTGACCGAGGAGGTCAGACAGACGTACTCCGACGCGACCGTCACCGATCGCCTGTGCGGCGACGAGGGCTATGTCGCCGTCATGACCGAGTCGCCGGCGGGTTCTCCGGAATCACCGTCATCGCTGGTGCTGCACGACGCCGGGGACGGCTGGCAGATCGTGACGGTGTGCGACGACGAGGTGCCCGCCGAACTTCGCGACTGGTTGTCCTGCCCCTGA
- a CDS encoding alpha/beta hydrolase: MTAIRANSILPGKREAITLHTADELELVGELAVPVAKDPVATLICVHPLPTHGGMMDSHLFRKAAWRLPALADLAVLRFNTRGTSSVQGTSQGEFDNAVSERFDVAAAIEYAEFHDLPDVWLLGWSFGTDLVLKYGLDPHVTGAILLSPPLRYGTDADLAAWAADGRPLTALVPERDDYLRPVEAAERFSVIPQAEVVGIDGAKHLWVGDAERVLDEIVERVNPAAAPLPTVWDGPMETGDSSAYANRTLAAFSDVEVPGPEQRRATE; the protein is encoded by the coding sequence GTGACAGCAATACGTGCCAACTCGATCCTGCCCGGTAAGCGTGAGGCGATCACCCTCCACACCGCCGATGAACTGGAGCTCGTCGGGGAGCTGGCGGTACCGGTGGCCAAGGACCCGGTGGCCACGCTGATCTGTGTGCACCCGTTGCCTACGCACGGCGGCATGATGGACAGTCACCTGTTCCGTAAGGCGGCGTGGCGGTTGCCCGCGCTGGCCGACCTGGCCGTCCTGCGGTTCAACACCCGAGGCACCAGCAGCGTTCAAGGGACCAGTCAGGGCGAGTTCGACAACGCGGTCTCGGAGCGGTTCGACGTGGCCGCCGCGATCGAGTACGCCGAGTTCCACGACCTGCCCGACGTATGGTTGCTGGGATGGTCGTTCGGCACCGATTTGGTGTTGAAGTACGGGCTGGATCCCCACGTGACCGGCGCGATCCTGTTGTCGCCGCCGCTTCGGTACGGCACGGACGCCGACCTGGCGGCCTGGGCGGCCGACGGGCGACCGCTGACGGCCCTGGTCCCCGAACGGGACGACTATTTGCGACCGGTCGAGGCCGCCGAACGGTTCTCGGTGATCCCACAGGCCGAGGTCGTCGGCATCGACGGCGCCAAGCACCTGTGGGTCGGCGACGCCGAACGGGTTCTGGACGAGATCGTCGAGCGGGTCAATCCGGCGGCGGCTCCGTTGCCGACCGTTTGGGACGGTCCCATGGAGACCGGTGACTCCTCCGCCTACGCCAACCGGACGCTGGCTGCGTTCTCCGATGTGGAGGTTCCCGGTCCGGAGCAGCGTAGGGCCACCGAGTGA